A single window of Candoia aspera isolate rCanAsp1 chromosome 3, rCanAsp1.hap2, whole genome shotgun sequence DNA harbors:
- the BCAR3 gene encoding breast cancer anti-estrogen resistance protein 3 isoform X2, with product MGGCGPWDKRKKMPKDCSAFQTFMASLCCFYHHNSIVGVKFLKEKQVMDSSPEKLKKELEEELQMSSDDLRSHAWYHGRIPRQVSESLVQRDGDFLIRDSLSSPGNFVLTCQWKNISQHFKINKTILRLSEAHCRVQFHFEDEGFDTIPGLVRCYVGNRKPISKQSGAIIFQPINRTVPLRCLEEKYGISPVLPREDSIPEGQVETPQRLSLNMCNRQARESSLAKGNLLRNKEKSGSQPACLDHMPEKRFPLKAHQSESYLPIGSRYPSQGTETETSPCPKSPAFRTGSEPTLSPLLFRRFASELQISDALRGSDSQLHSRPPPKPSKLPFLRPLQGLEALYCELNAAIPPEGRTTKQPLCQKNSFVEHLTTKDNGTHSSLILDDESLLSSVDPQTAQLEVSKECPIFVTPVIEMVSGFRPNHFESKLLPLENKPLETAMLKRVKELFVNNDAKVIAQHILKMDCKVARILEVSEETRRIMGVKSGLELITLPYGHQLRLDLIERHTTMAIGIAVDILGCTGNLEERVATLNRIIQVAVELKDSMGDLYAFSAIMKALEMPQVARLEQTWTSLRHCYTQTAIMYEKQLKPFSKVLHEGREITCASQNIVTVPLLMPLVTLLERQAVVFEGMDVWENTDQSCEIMLKHLATARLIAQNADQYSINAERILTGFQPDDAMNDIFKTEFQMRLLWGSKGAQVNQNERYEKFNQILTALSRKLEPPLTKQAT from the exons TTTTTAAAGGAGAAGCAGGTGATGGACAGTTCCCCAGAAAAATTGAAGAAGGAGCTGGAAGAAGAACTGCAGATGAGCAGTGACGATTTGCGCAGCCACGCGTGGTACCACGGGCGGATTCCACGACAG GTGTCTGAGAGCCTCGTTCAGAGAGACGGTGACTTTTTGATTAGAGATTCTCTCTCCAGCCCTGGCAATTTTGTCCTTACCTGTCAGTGGAAAAACATCTCTCAGCATTTCAAGATCAACAAAACTATCTTGCGGCTCAGCGAAGCTCACTGCCGGGTGCAATTCCACTTTGAAGACGAAGGTTTTGACACCATCCCTGGCCTGGTGCGATGCTATGTGGGCAATCGCAAGCCCATATCAAAGCAGAGTGGAGCGATTATATTTCAGCCCATAAACAGGACTGTGCCTCTGAGATGCCTGGAGGAGAAATATGGGATTTCCCCAGTCCTGCCAAGAGAAGACAGCATTCCAGAAGGGCAAGTGGAAACCCCACAAAGGCTGAGCCTTAATATGTGCAATCGACAGGCCAGAGAGTCCAGTTTAGCCAAAGGAAATCTTTTAAG gaacaaagaaaaaagtggTAGCCAGCCTGCATGTTTGGATCACATGCCAGAGAAGCGATTCCCCTTAAAGGCTCATCAGTCAGAAAGCTATCTGCCAATAG GTTCAAGATATCCCTCCCAaggaactgaaactgaaactagtcCTTGTCCGAAGTCTCCTGCTTTTAGAACTGGCAGTGAACCTACTCTGAGCCCCCTACTGTTCCGGAGATTTGCCTCAGAGTTGCAAATTAGTGATGCACTCAGGGGGTCTGACAGCCAACTCCATTCCAGGCCTCCACCGAAGCCCAGTAAATTGCCATTTCTGAGGCCACTACAAGGCTTGGAAGCCCTCTATTGTGAACTGAATGCAGCAATTCCCCCAGAGGGCAGGACAACAAAGCAACCTTTATGTCAGAAGAACAGCTTCGTAGAGCATCTGACAACTAAGGACAATGGGACACATTCATCCTTGATCCTGGATGATGAGTCTTTGCTGAGTTCTGTGGATCCACAAACAGCTCAGTTGGAGGTGAGCAAAGAGTGCCCCATCTTTGTCACACCTGTCATTGAGATGGTCTCTGGTTTCAGGCCAAACCATTTTGAGTCAAAACTTCTTCCCCTGGAAAACAAGCCCTTGGAGACTGCAATGTTAAAGAGAGTGAAAGAGCTGTTCGTGAATAACGATGCAAAGGTCATCGCCCAGCATATACTCAAGATGGACTGCAAG GTTGCTAGGATACTCGAGGTCTCCGAAGAGACGAGGAGGATCATGGGAGTGAAATCAGGCCTGGAGCTGATTACCTTGCCCTACGGACACCAACTGCGCCTCGATCTAATTGAAAG ACATACTACTATGGCAATTGGAATTGCAGTGGATATTCTTGGCTGCACAGGAAATTTAGAAGAGCGAGTTGCAACATTAAACAGGATTATCCAGGTTGCAGTTGAACTAAAAGACTCCATGGGGGATCTGTATGCCTTCTCAGCTATAATGAAAGCTCTGGAAATGCCTCAG GTTGCCCGGTTGGAGCAGACGTGGACCAGTTTGAGGCACTGCTATACACAAACAGCCATCATGTATGAGAAACAGTTGAAACCCTTCAGCAAAGTCTTACATGAAGGAAGAG AGATCACTTGTGCGTCACAAAACATCGTCACTGTGCCACTGCTGATGCCTCTGGTTACCCTGCTAGAGCGCCAGGCTGTGGTCTTTGAGGGAATGGATGTGTGGGAAAACACTGACCAAAGCTGTGAAATCATGCTGAAACATTTGGCGACTGCTCGTTTGATAGCGCAGAATGCTGACCAGTACAGCATAAATGCAGAAAGGATACTTACAG GTTTTCAGCCAGATGATGCAATGAATGACATCTTCAAAACAGAATTTCAGATGAGATTGCTCTGGGGCAGCAAAGGAGCACAGGTCAACCAAAATGAAAGATACGAGAAATTCAATCAAATTTTAACTGCACTTTCCCGAAAATTAGAACCCCCTCTTACAAAGCAGGCAACATAA